Proteins co-encoded in one Dama dama isolate Ldn47 chromosome 2, ASM3311817v1, whole genome shotgun sequence genomic window:
- the CCDC89 gene encoding coiled-coil domain-containing protein 89 has protein sequence MPQEESDPRMDTPPSEEPLDKQTKKLEDQEEEMEFKELDGLREALANLRGLSEEDKSERAMLRSRIQEQSQLICILKRRSDGALERCQTLELLNSELEEKRLLEAEELKAKNQQAQKLEERFMTLAANHELMIRFKDEHKRQNAKLREENEKLRLENDQLFSPALKAQEAKVVLLTARSKALATELETLQRKYARDVGQAQAREQELLELQNRQACAHTEETERLRSQLQSLQEQQQEALRQTAKAEQAHSQQNQELRARLQTVTREKEELLQLSMERGKVLQNKQAEIRQLEEKLEMADVARRHALERFEQEAVAVNSNLRVRELQRRVDGIQAAYDELRLQSEAFKKHSLDLLSKERELNAKLRHLFP, from the coding sequence ATGCCTCAGGAAGAGTCTGATCCCAGGATGGACACCCCACCCTCTGAAGAACCCTTAGATAAGCAAACCAAAAAACTGGAAGACCAGGAAGAAGAGATGGAGTTTAAAGAGCTGGATGGTCTGAGGGAAGCCTTGGCGAACCTCCGGGGGCTGTCCGAGGAGGACAAGAGTGAGCGGGCGATGCTGCGTTCCCGCATCCAGGAGCAGTCCCAGCTCATCTGCATCCTGAAGCGGAGGTCCGACGGGGCCCTGGAGCGCTGCCAGACCCTGGAACTGCTCAACAGCgagctggaggagaagaggcTGCTGGAGGCCGAGGAGCTGAAGGCCAAGAACCAGCAGGCCCAGAAGCTGGAGGAACGCTTTATGACCCTGGCCGCCAACCACGAGTTGATGATCCGCTTCAAGGATGAACACAAAAGGCAGAACGCCAAGTTGCGAGAGGAGAACGAGAAGCTGAGGCTGGAGAATGACCAGCTCTTCAGCCCAGCGCTGAAGGCCCAGGAGGCCAAAGTGGTGCTGCTCACAGCCCGGAGCAAGGCCCTAGCCACGGAGCTGGAGACCCTGCAACGGAAGTACGCCCGGGACGTCGGCCAGGCCCAGGCCCGAGAGCAAGAGCTGCTGGAGCTGCAGAACCGGCAGGCCTGCGCCCACACCGAGGAGACGGAGCGGCTGCGCTCGCAGCTGCAGAGCctccaggagcagcagcaggaggcccTGCGGCAGACGGCCAAGGCCGAGCAGGCGCACAGCCAGCAGAACCAGGAGCTGCGGGCCCGGCTGCAGACCGTCACTCGGGAGAAAGAGGAGCTGCTGCAGCTGTCCATGGAGAGGGGCAAGGTGCTTCAGAACAAGCAAGCGGAGATCCGCCAGCTGGAGGAGAAGCTGGAGATGGCCGACGTGGCCAGGAGGCACGCGCTCGAGCGCTTTGAGCAAGAGGCCGTGGCCGTGAACAGCAACTTGCGAGTCCGGGAGCTTCAGCGCAGGGTGGATGGCATCCAGGCCGCCTATGATGAACTCAGGCTGCAGTCCGAAGCTTTCAAAAAGCACAGCCTAGATCTTTTAAGCAAGGAGAGAGAACTCAATGCCAAACTCCGCCATCTCTTTCCATAA